From the Leptolyngbyaceae cyanobacterium genome, the window AGCAATTACAACTCTGCTCGGACGAGTACGGGAAGCTAGTTTTGAATGGACGAAGGCGGGAGGCAGGTATGCTTCTGTGGCGTTGGAATTTATTAATGGAATTCGGACGGTGCAAGCATTTGCGGCTCATGATTTTGAGAGGAAGCGATTTTATGATGCTAGTTCTCAGTTGAAGAATGCGGCGATTAAAGGACAGTCATCTAGTGCTTTAGTAGAACCTCTGGCGGAAGGAGGGGCGACTGCTATTTTAGTTGGGATATTAATTTTGGCATTTGCAACTTTGATACCGAACGGACAACTAAAAACAGCGGCGTTACTAACATTTTTATTTGTGTTATTTCGATTGATGCCGATCGTGCGTCAGTTGAATGGAGCGAGAGCGCAGATGAATAGCTTTCAGGGTTCGCTTCATAATGTGAGGGAACTGCTGAGAACTGATAATAAACCATATTTAGAGGATGGCAATCTTCCATTTATAGAATTGAAGCGATCGATCGATTTAGTATCTGTCGATTTTGGATACGATCGGGATCATTTGGTTTTGCAAAACATTACTTTAAGTATCAAAAAGGGAGAAACAACGGCGCTGGTAGGATCGTCTGGTGCTGGTAAAAGTACTTTAGCTGATTTAATTCCTAGATTTTACGATCCAACGGAAGGACAAATTTTAATTGATGGCGTCGATATCAGGGAATTTGACATCAAATCGCTGCGTCAGAAGATGGCAGTTGTGAGTCAGGATACGTTTATTTTTAATACTTCTGTCCGCAATAATATTGCTTACGGTACAGAAAATGCAAAGGAATCTGACATTCGGGAAGCTGCAAGATTGTCTAATGCGTTGAATTTTATTCTGGAATTACCGGAAGGCTTCGATACTCAGTTGGGAGACCGAGGAGTGAGGTTATCGGGGGGTCAGCGTCAGCGAATTGCGATCGCGCGTGCTCTACTTCGCGACCCGGAAATTTTGATTTTGGATGAAGCAACTAGTGCTTTGGATTCCGTGTCGGAAAGGTTGATTCAGGAATCGTTAGAGAAGCTTTCGGTAGGACGGACGGTAATTGCGATCGCGCACCGACTTTCTACTATTGTTCGCGCCGATAAAGTAGTAGTTCTCGAACAGGGACGGATTGTAGAACAAGGCGGCTATCAAGAATTACTAGAACAGCGCGGCAAACTTTGGAAATATCACCAAATGCAGCATCAATTAGGTCAAGCAAGTTAAGTAAATTCGGCAAAAACTTACCAATAAATGACAAATTATGCACGTAATTGTTTTAGAAAACCAACCTTCTTCTACTCGTGGCGGTCAGGAACTAAATTTGATCGAAATTACTCGTGGTTTGTCCGATCGCGGACATGAAGTTAGCCTTATTTACATCCAAGAAGGTGACTTAATTTCCGAGTATCAAAAGTTTTGCGACTCTATCAATAGAATTAATCGCTATGGATTCGATCGCAGAAAATTTAATCAAATAGTAGATTTTTTATCTTCTCTTGCTAAGATTACTAATATTACTGCGGGTAAAGATAGTGTGGTATTCAGCAATGACTATCATTTTGCTTTTTTTGGTTACCTGTTAGCGCTTGCCAAAAATATTCCCTTCGTTTGTTATCTGCAAATACCTCCTCTTCACTTTAATACCCAGAGAATGATGGGACTCAAAGGAGCGAAAAAATATATAGCCGTTTCCAATCAAACAAAATATGACTGGGTTAATTTAAACCTAAAGAAAGAGAAAATTGATGTAGTTTACAACGGAACTAACACGGAAAGATTTAACATTGCTCAAGATTTCGCCAGCCTCAGAAAATCGTGGAATATTCCTGAAGATACCAGAGTAATCTCTTTTGTAGGCAGACTCGATCCGGAAAAGGGATTGGAAACTTTGATCAAAGGCTTTGCTTCAGTGGTGAAAAATGGTAAAAATGCCAAACTGTTAATTGCCGGAAGACCTGTAGTTCATTTTTCCGATTTGGGTAAAGAATGCTCCGATCTGGGAGAAAAATACAAGCAATCTCTCGAACAATTAGCAACTGATTTAGGAGTAAGAGAACAGGTAGAATTTCTCGGTCATGTAAGTAATACTGATGCTGTTTATCAAGTCAGCGATATTACGGTTTTACCTAGCTTATGGTCTGAACCATTTGGAAGAGTAATTATTGAGGCGATGGCTTGCGGAACACCTGTAGTAGCTAGTCGAATTGGCGGAATTCCAGAAATATTAACCGAAGAATTCCAAAATGGTTTGTTTGATGCGGGAGATGAGAAATCTTTATCAGAAACTCTCAGTCAAACTATCGATTGGAGAGATGAAAATCCCCAACTAGGTGAGAGATGCCGTCAGCATATTTTAGCCAAATTCAGTATCGATAGCATGGTCAATGGAGTAGAAAAAGTTCTCCTAGATGTTGTTAGAGAAGGTAAAGATTTACCTGTGAAAACAGCATTAAAAGTTGGCATACTACCCTTTTTGTTTTTTAATTCAAACTTCTAGTAATAGCATTAAAAATGAACGCTTACCCTCAAGTCCTTTCCATTATAGAAAGCTACCTCGGTCACCGTACTTACGGTGATTTGATGAGAGATTATTTTGACCAAACGCCTGACTGCAAAGTAGATTTGTACTGGTATAACGAAGAAAAAGAGTTAACTACTCGCATCATTAATAAATTACTTGGTTACTACTCGCAAAATCGATGGATTCAAAGACAAAATATTGACTTTTTTCGATTGCGGGTGCAAACGGCATTTGCTTACATGAGTAGGCGGTTAGTCGATCGCAAAATTAATCAAGCAGATTACTCGGTGCTTCATCTTCATACTCAACCCCTTGGTTTTTTAGCGCTGGATTTGATGAGGAAGTTGCCGACAGTAATTAGTATTGACTTTACCGCAGTACAGGCATCTCAAGAAAAAACCGATCCTAACTTTAGATGGACTTTTGCTCCTAATTGTTGGTTAGAAAAAAAAGTTTATGATGCAGCCGCCGGGATCGTTACTTTTTCTGATGCAACTCGCAAATCCGTGGTGGAAGATTTCCAGATTGATGAAGAAAAGGTAAAAGTTGTTTATCCCGGTATTCCCATTCAGAAAATCCCAGCGCAAGATTGGTCGAAAAAAGATCGAGAAAAGCCTTTTCAAATCCTGTTTATTGGGGGTGATTTTGAACGGAAGGGAGGACAAGACCTTTTAGAGGTTTTTTTAGAACATTTTGGTGAGCAAGCAGAATTGCATTTAGTCACTCAAGCACCTGTTAAATGCAATCATCCTCGCGTTCATATTCACGATGATGTGAAAGCTTACACTCCCAAATGGTTAGCACTTTATCATCAGGCAGATATGTTTGTAATGCCAACTTATGCCGAACCATTTGGTTGGGTTTTCATTGAAGCAATGGCGGCTGGTTTACCAGTGATTGCTACCCGCGTGAATGCAATTCCGGAAATAGTCAGTCATCAAGAAACTGGCTTTTTAGTTAATCCAGGCGATCGGGCAGAACTAGCTTGTCGAATCAGCCAATTAATAGACAATCCAAATCTCGCGAGAGAAATGGGAGAAAAAGGTCGGAAAGTTGTCGAGCAAAAGTTTAATGCTCAAAAACATTTCCAAACTTTAGAGTCGATGTTTCATCAGTTATCTATTGCTAAGAAAAACCATGAAAATTCTGCTCACTTGTCATTACAGTTTTGATGCCAATGCGGGTGCTGCGGGGGTAACTTGGCGACTTGGCCAAGAATACGAAAAACTGGGGCATCAAGTCTATTATTATTCTTTAAATAACTTGCCTAACCGCCTGCATCCTTTAGGAAAATTTATCACATTTCCTGAATTTGTTGCCAGGAAAATTTCCCAACTTTGCCGTCAGGAAGGTATTGATATCGTAGATGCTTCCACTGGTGATGCTTGGGTATGGGGAATCCTGCAACAACAGAAAAAAAACCGTCCTCTTTTAGTGGCGAGATGTCATGGTTTAGAACATATCGAACATTTAGAATATTTAGAGGAAGCGCAACGGGGTAATTTGCAATTAAGTTGGAAATATGGGTTATATCGAGGTGGTTTTCGATTGTGGGAATCGGCAACTTCGATGCGTCATTCAGATTTGGTTTTGTTACTTAATAGTTGCGATGCTAAGTATGTAATAGAAAATTTAGGGGTAGAATCGGAGCGAGTTCGGGTTGTTCCTAATGCGATTGCCGATCAATTTTTAAATTTGCCTTTTGAACCATTACCAGAAGAAAATGGGGTAATTCGGATTGCTCAAATTGGCACTTATATTCCGCGCAAAGGAATTCATTACAGCGTACCTGCATTGAATAACATTCTCGCTCGTTATCCGCAAGTAGAGGTAACTTTTTTAGGAACGCAATGTTATGAATGCCAAGATCCGCTAAAAGTTTATGAGGATTTCGATCGAGCGGTGCGCGATCGCGTAAAAGTCGTGCCATATTACACCAATGAAAACTTGCCTAAACTTCTGAAAGGACATCAAATAAAGCTGTTTCCTACGATTTCTGAGGGATTTGGCATTGCGTTGATCGAAGCAATGGCTTGCGGATTAGCTCCTGTAACAACTGCTACACCTGGGCCACTGGAGATCGTGCGAGACGGACTGGATGCGATCGTAATTCCGTCCCGTAACAGTCATGCGATCGAACAAGCTTTAGAAAAACTGATTTGCGATCGCGCTTACTTAGAACAACTACGCCGCAACGCCTATGCTACTGCACAGCTTTACAGTTGGGAACGCATTGCTCGTGAAAATCTTCGCTTCTACGAACAAGCTTTTCAACAAAGGAAATGCGCCTCATGAAACAATCAATAAAAAGAGTGCGATCGACAACTAATCCTCAAAGAAAACCTTTTCATATTAGCTTACAACCAGCACCAGCTTGGGGTGCTATCTTGGGATTAGTAATTTTTTCTGCCCTATGTATACTAGCCAATGCTGGTAGTATTCTGCGCTTAACTTTTCCAGTTGCATCTTTAGCAGTAGGTGCCTTTTTATATCAACGATATCCAATTATTTATATTAGTTTTACCTGGTGGATTTGGTTTCTTTCACCTTTCGTTCGTCGCTTAATCGACCAACAAAGTGGCTGGGTAGATCCCAGTCCGGTATTATTAGCACCGCCATTAGTGACATTCGTTACTTTTCTAACTTTTATCAGATATCTTCCCAAGTCATATAGTCTGGGTGGATTACCATTTCTTTTAAGTTTTATCGGTGTATTTTACGGCTTTTTTATTGGATTAATCAATAACTCTATTCAATCAGTTATATTAAACTTACTAGGTTGGTTAACTCCCATTTTGTTTGGCTTCCATTTATTTATCAGATGGCGAGATTATCCACTACTTAAACAAAACATTCAGCGCACTTTTTTGTGGGGTGTATTAATCACGGGAAGCTATGGCATTTGGCAATATTTAGTAGCACCTGAATGGGATCGCTTCTGGTTAATCAATACAGACGTATCAACTTTTGGTAGCCCCGAACCTTTTGGCATTCGGGTATTCAGCACCATGAACTCGCCGCAACCTTTTGCCGCATTTATCATGGCAGGTTTAATCTTACTATTTAGCAGCCAATCTAGTTGGCGTTTCGTTGCTGCTGGAACAGGCTATTTAGCATTTTTATTATCCTTAGCTCGTTCGGCTTGGTTTGGCTGGTTAGTGGGAATACTTGTTTTTATTTCCTCTCTCAAACCACAGTTGCAAATGCGCTTAATGCTTACTATATTAGTCATGGCAATCTTGGTGATTCCCTTAACCAATATCGAACCATTTTCAGAAGTTATTCATAGCCGCCTAGAAAGTTTTTCTAATACTCAAAAAGATAGTAGTTTTGCTGCTAGAACAGAAGCTTACAGTGTAGCAATGAGTATAGCTTTTTCTGAATTTATCGGAAAGGGGCTAGGAAATGTGATAAATATTGCCGAATTGGGCAGCAACGATAGCGGTTTGTTGTCGATATTGTTCTCTTTAGGATGGTTGGGAACTATCCCTTATATGGGAGGAATCTTATTAATTTTTTTCAGCCTTTTTCAAGCTTCTGAAGGGCGTTTCGATACCTTTTTTAGTGCTTCTCGTGCCATTGCTTTAGCCATATTTGCACAAATCGGATTAAATAGCGTGTTGGTATCAATTTTTGGCGTACTTCTTTGGGGATTTATCGGTATTAGTATGGCAGGAATTAAATACTATGGGGAACGGAATAAGAACTCAGCAGTCAAATTAGTTAATTCATCATGAATGCTGATTAATGACAAAAGAGAATGCTGTATTGATAAATTAGTAACCAATTGTAATGTCAAGGAAAAACAAATGAACACTGTAGTTTTTTGGAACAAAATTTACTCGGAAAATACCACTCGTTTTCCCAATGATGACGACCCGGTTTTAGGTGCAGCGCTCAAACATTTTGGCGATGTCAGCGGCGCAAGGTTGTTAGATTTGGGCTGCGGTGATGGCGGTAGTTCCTTATTTTTTGCCAAGAAGGGAGCTAACGTCGTTTCTGTTGATATCAGCGAAATCGCTATTAACAATCTAGGTCAGTTTTGTCGAGAAAACGGAATCAGCAATATTAACCCGATTAAATGTTCGGCATTTGAAATCGATCGATTAGGCAAGTTTGATTTCGTTTTTGGCAACATGATTTTACACCACTTGGAACCATTTACGCTTTTTTCTGATGTTTTAAGAGCCAGCGTAAAAGATGGTGGTAAAGCATTTTTCCACGAAAATAATGCGTTCAGTAGCATTCTCATTTGGTTCCGGAATAATGTAATTGGTAAATATGGCATTCCCAAATATGGAGATGATGATGAATTTCCTTTAATGCCGCAAGAAGTAAAAATGTTGGAAAGAAATTTTGCCGTAGACATCATTTATCCGGAATTAGCCTTTTTCCGTCTTGCTTCCGTGTATTTGCTGAAGGGAAGGCTATATCAGTTTATGCAAGGAATTGATGACTATTTATTTAAATTTGATTCGTTGCGAAAAAATTCTTATCGCCAATATTTACTTCTTTCATAACATCATGAAAATCCTGTTTCTAGACCAAAGTGGCAATCTTGGCGGCGCAGAATTGTGCCTGATAGATATTGCCAAACACTATCGAAATAGCTGCTTAGTTGGATTGTTTGCTGATGGTACTTTTCCCCATCTGCTACAGCAGCATGATATCCCAGTGGAAGTTTTAACCGATCGAGCAATCCAAGTTCGCAAAGAAAGTGGTTTAGTAAAAGGATTAAGTAGTTTAGGAAAGCTAGCACCTTTAATTAGTAAAGTAGTACAACTTAGTCGCGATTTTGATTTAATTTATGCGAATACCCAAAAAGCTTTAGTGGTGGGAGCTTTGGCTAGTGCGATCGCGCGTCGTCCTCTCGTTTATCACCTACACGATATCTTATCGACAGAGCATTTCAGTCGCATCAACCTTAGCATTGCTGTTACTTTAGCTAATCGTTTTGCATCATTAGTAATCGCTAATTCTCTAGCAACTCAGTCTGCTTTTATTGCGGCTGG encodes:
- a CDS encoding O-antigen ligase domain-containing protein, whose protein sequence is MKQSIKRVRSTTNPQRKPFHISLQPAPAWGAILGLVIFSALCILANAGSILRLTFPVASLAVGAFLYQRYPIIYISFTWWIWFLSPFVRRLIDQQSGWVDPSPVLLAPPLVTFVTFLTFIRYLPKSYSLGGLPFLLSFIGVFYGFFIGLINNSIQSVILNLLGWLTPILFGFHLFIRWRDYPLLKQNIQRTFLWGVLITGSYGIWQYLVAPEWDRFWLINTDVSTFGSPEPFGIRVFSTMNSPQPFAAFIMAGLILLFSSQSSWRFVAAGTGYLAFLLSLARSAWFGWLVGILVFISSLKPQLQMRLMLTILVMAILVIPLTNIEPFSEVIHSRLESFSNTQKDSSFAARTEAYSVAMSIAFSEFIGKGLGNVINIAELGSNDSGLLSILFSLGWLGTIPYMGGILLIFFSLFQASEGRFDTFFSASRAIALAIFAQIGLNSVLVSIFGVLLWGFIGISMAGIKYYGERNKNSAVKLVNSS
- a CDS encoding glycosyltransferase family 4 protein, whose translation is MNAYPQVLSIIESYLGHRTYGDLMRDYFDQTPDCKVDLYWYNEEKELTTRIINKLLGYYSQNRWIQRQNIDFFRLRVQTAFAYMSRRLVDRKINQADYSVLHLHTQPLGFLALDLMRKLPTVISIDFTAVQASQEKTDPNFRWTFAPNCWLEKKVYDAAAGIVTFSDATRKSVVEDFQIDEEKVKVVYPGIPIQKIPAQDWSKKDREKPFQILFIGGDFERKGGQDLLEVFLEHFGEQAELHLVTQAPVKCNHPRVHIHDDVKAYTPKWLALYHQADMFVMPTYAEPFGWVFIEAMAAGLPVIATRVNAIPEIVSHQETGFLVNPGDRAELACRISQLIDNPNLAREMGEKGRKVVEQKFNAQKHFQTLESMFHQLSIAKKNHENSAHLSLQF
- a CDS encoding glycosyltransferase family 4 protein, giving the protein MKILLTCHYSFDANAGAAGVTWRLGQEYEKLGHQVYYYSLNNLPNRLHPLGKFITFPEFVARKISQLCRQEGIDIVDASTGDAWVWGILQQQKKNRPLLVARCHGLEHIEHLEYLEEAQRGNLQLSWKYGLYRGGFRLWESATSMRHSDLVLLLNSCDAKYVIENLGVESERVRVVPNAIADQFLNLPFEPLPEENGVIRIAQIGTYIPRKGIHYSVPALNNILARYPQVEVTFLGTQCYECQDPLKVYEDFDRAVRDRVKVVPYYTNENLPKLLKGHQIKLFPTISEGFGIALIEAMACGLAPVTTATPGPLEIVRDGLDAIVIPSRNSHAIEQALEKLICDRAYLEQLRRNAYATAQLYSWERIARENLRFYEQAFQQRKCAS
- a CDS encoding glycosyltransferase family 4 protein; the encoded protein is MHVIVLENQPSSTRGGQELNLIEITRGLSDRGHEVSLIYIQEGDLISEYQKFCDSINRINRYGFDRRKFNQIVDFLSSLAKITNITAGKDSVVFSNDYHFAFFGYLLALAKNIPFVCYLQIPPLHFNTQRMMGLKGAKKYIAVSNQTKYDWVNLNLKKEKIDVVYNGTNTERFNIAQDFASLRKSWNIPEDTRVISFVGRLDPEKGLETLIKGFASVVKNGKNAKLLIAGRPVVHFSDLGKECSDLGEKYKQSLEQLATDLGVREQVEFLGHVSNTDAVYQVSDITVLPSLWSEPFGRVIIEAMACGTPVVASRIGGIPEILTEEFQNGLFDAGDEKSLSETLSQTIDWRDENPQLGERCRQHILAKFSIDSMVNGVEKVLLDVVREGKDLPVKTALKVGILPFLFFNSNF
- a CDS encoding methyltransferase domain-containing protein; translated protein: MNTVVFWNKIYSENTTRFPNDDDPVLGAALKHFGDVSGARLLDLGCGDGGSSLFFAKKGANVVSVDISEIAINNLGQFCRENGISNINPIKCSAFEIDRLGKFDFVFGNMILHHLEPFTLFSDVLRASVKDGGKAFFHENNAFSSILIWFRNNVIGKYGIPKYGDDDEFPLMPQEVKMLERNFAVDIIYPELAFFRLASVYLLKGRLYQFMQGIDDYLFKFDSLRKNSYRQYLLLS
- the hepA gene encoding heterocyst formation ABC transporter subunit HepA, whose translation is MRLRLPMPIRNLLRATKFWRDNYVILREFKYFRQVAIMALGFTFVAAIFEGFGVGFLLAFLQSLTDPNAAPIQTGIGWFDAVFLGVNASVNERLYRVSALILLMTLLRTGLTYLGQIYGEITNHNLIDRLRKRSFEQLQALSLSYFAKTRAGELVNSITAEIYQISHAFGVTCFLITRGTTLAAYIITMLLLSWQLTVISVLLFTLLSAAITTLLGRVREASFEWTKAGGRYASVALEFINGIRTVQAFAAHDFERKRFYDASSQLKNAAIKGQSSSALVEPLAEGGATAILVGILILAFATLIPNGQLKTAALLTFLFVLFRLMPIVRQLNGARAQMNSFQGSLHNVRELLRTDNKPYLEDGNLPFIELKRSIDLVSVDFGYDRDHLVLQNITLSIKKGETTALVGSSGAGKSTLADLIPRFYDPTEGQILIDGVDIREFDIKSLRQKMAVVSQDTFIFNTSVRNNIAYGTENAKESDIREAARLSNALNFILELPEGFDTQLGDRGVRLSGGQRQRIAIARALLRDPEILILDEATSALDSVSERLIQESLEKLSVGRTVIAIAHRLSTIVRADKVVVLEQGRIVEQGGYQELLEQRGKLWKYHQMQHQLGQAS